In one Nicotiana sylvestris chromosome 8, ASM39365v2, whole genome shotgun sequence genomic region, the following are encoded:
- the LOC104215447 gene encoding uncharacterized protein, protein MHRQSLGSPGSKLLHPHGVIIVGGRDDSSAVVTVAADSQKIMLMKDQAASPSLLEDEQVRKSIKSLNKSLSRAEKYIHLIPLLTFLCFLILYLFSHIPSDKDLAQFHGFEGFAKPIESANIDDELQRVLESDVLPIRSISNLQEIDRQDPKHRLHRKLADF, encoded by the exons ATGCATAGACAATCTCTCGGCTCACCGGGATCCAAGTTACTCCACCCACATGGAGTCATCATCGTCGGCGGCAGGGACGACTCCTCCGCCGTCGTCACGGTGGCGGCGGACTCTCAGAAGATAATGCTGATGAAGGACCAAGCCGCCTCTCCTTCACTCTTAGAAGATGAACAAGTACGCAAGTCAATCAAATCTCTTAATAAGTCATTGTCCAGAGCTGAGAAGTATATTCATCTCATTCCTCTTCTGACTTTCCTCTGCTTCCTCATCCTCTATCTCTTCTCGCATATTCCTTCTGATAAAG ATTTAGCTCAATTTCATGGATTTGAAGGCTTCGCCAAGCCTATAG AATCAGCAAATATTGATGACGAGTTACAGAGAGTGTTAGAAAGCGATGTTTTACCGATCCGAAGCATAAGCAACTTGCAAGAGATTGATAGGCAGGATCCAAAACATCGGCTCCACCGGAAACTCGCCGATTTTTAA